GTGCCGCACACGGCGAGCGCGGCTGTATTGCGGCGGACCCCGCCGATCTTGACGGAGAACTTGGACGACGTGCTGGGCTTCTCCGGGGCCGTGGGGTTCATGCGGGTGAACTCCTCGTCCCAGTCGATTCCGGGCATTGCGGTTCCTCCTTCCAGTACTTGGGCCGTGCAGGTTCGGGGAAGTCGTGGCAGGCGTTGCACATGCCGCGAGATGTGGGGATCACGTACGGGAGGTGATCCCGGCACACCGGGCACCGGCGCCGGGCGGCATCCGCCTTGGCAAGGGCCGCCCACCGGCCCTGCGTCATGGGCCGCACCGGCACAGCGAGGTCGATCCGGTACAGGTAGGCGACCAACGGGCCCCGCCGGCGGCGGGGGCGCTCCAGTTGGGCGACGACGTCCTGACCACCGGGGCGGAGCCCCAGGGAGCGGAGCTGTCGGCGGGTGGCCAGGCCGTCGGGGGCGAGGCGCCACCGGTAGATCGGCAGGGTGGCCATCAGCGCAGGCGGTGGAGCGAGGCCCGGCAGGCGGTGGCGTGGTCGTTGGCCTTGCGGCGGGTGAACAGGACGCTGTCGAGCATGTCGGAGCGGTCGCCGCAGCCGTGGCAGCGCCATCCCGAGCCGTGGTAGACCGGGGTGCCGATCACGTCGACGGCGGCGCCGACCTGGTTGTGGAAACGGATCAGCAGGTTGTCCGGCTCAGCCGGGGCGGTGTACGGGGAGAGCTTCACGGGGTGGCTCCTTCGAGGGCCGGGCGCGGGGTGGGTGCGGTGAGGTCGCGCAGCTCCTGGTAGCGGTTGGCGATCCAGCCCGTGGACCAGCCGGTGAGTTCGACGGCCTGCCGCTGCGGGAGACCGGCCGCGTACGCGGCTTGCACGACCTGCCGGGCCCGCTCCTCGCCGAGCTTCTTCATGGCCGGGCCCGCGGACAGCAGCTCGGCGCGCTCACGCTCCGCCCGCTCCGCCGCCGCCTGCCGTGCCTGTTCGGCCCGGCGGCGATCCTCGGCCGCACGCTGGGCGGCGGCCTGCCGGGTGGCATGCTCACGGGCGACCTCGGCTTGCTCACGCTCGCGCTCACGGCGCTCACGCTCGTCCCGAGCCGCCTGCTCCGCCCGCCGCGCAGCCTCGGCCCGTTCGGCCTCCTCGCGGCGGATCCGGTCCTGGCGTTCAGCCTCTTCCCGGGCCAGCTTCGCCTCGTGCTCACGCTGCTCACGCGCCAGGTTCGCGTCGTGCTCACGGCGTTCACGCTCCGCCCGCAGCTGGTTCTCCTCCCGCTCCGCAGCCGCTCGCACTGCCGCATCCCGCAGGGCCTGCTTGCGTTCCTCGGCAGCGAGGACAGCGACGGTCAGGGCACGCCGGTAAGCCAGGCCGGCCTCCGCGGTGACGATCAGCAGCAGGGGTGCGACCGCGTGGACCGCGACCCCAACCGCGTCTCCTGCCAGGGCGGATGCCCCGATGTTCAGCAGGAGCGTCATGGCGCCGGTCATCCAGCGCAGCGCCACCGGCCACGGCCCGCCCTGCCCGCCCAGACGAGCCAGGACCGAGTCAAGACGGACCACGATGAGCACCGCCGCATCCACAACGAGCGGCAGAATCGGAGCCGTCCAATCCCACTCGTCCGGGGTGTGGGCGGCCATCAGCGGCGTGACCGTGAGGATGGAGTAGAGCATCGCCCCGCTCACGATCAGCCAGGTCCCGAACGACAACGCGCGTTCCGATGAGCGCAGATGAGCATCGCTCACGACGCACCCCCCGCGATCAGGCGGACCGGCATCTTGGCGATGAGAACGACCGCGGACGTCGGGTCGGCGGGTCGCTCACGGTCCTCGGTCCAGGACCACCCGATTCCGTCCGGGGCCGCGTAGCCGAGCGAGGTGAGCGCCCGTGAACGCTCCTCGACCGTCGGGGCGGTCGTACCGGTGAAGGAGAGGCTGGGCCAGTCCGGCTCACCGAGGAGCGCAACGAACACGCTCCACCGGCCGCGCCGCAGGTGCATGTAGGCGTACGTCATCACGCCACCGCCGGCGGAATGGTGCCCGTCTTGTTCGCCGCCGCCCGACGGGCCGCCAGCACCCGCCGGTGCGCCCGGCGGATCCGGCGCCCGTCGAACTCCGACGCCGGCCGGTCCAGCAGGACGATCAGCGCGTCGAGCAACTCGACCTCCGCCAGGATCAGCGGCATCTCGGCCTCGATCGCATCCAGCTCCGCGTCCGTCGGCTCCAGGTCGTCGGACCACGGCGTAACGAGGTCCTGAAGTGCAGCGATGTGCTTCATGAGTCGTGTTCTCCCTAGCAGGTGGACGGCTCGAAGCGGCCCCGGTGCTCTAACACCGGGGCCGCACTTCATTGAGGGGAAGGTCAGGCCGGGCGCGGGTAGTGGGCCACGCTCGGCCGGATGTGGGCCGGGTCGCTCTCGCAGTCCTCGGCCCAGCTCTGGTGGGTCCAGCAGGTGGTGCGGTCGTCGCCGTGCATGCCGGCGTCCTCCAGCTCGTTGTCACGCTGGAGCGCCGCGACGAGCTTCTTGTCCATCTCGAACCCCTTCCGGGGCCGGACACACTCCGGCTCCCCTCAGCCCCGCCCGTACAGCGCCGCAAGGCGCCGGACGGACGAGGGAGGCAACCGGGCCGCACCGTGTGCGGCAGGTCAGGTGACTCGAAAGGCAACACCGCCGCGCCGGTCCAGCACGGCGGCGGCCAAGGGTTTTAAGCGGTTCACAAGCACTCCTCAACGTCGGTCTAGACGGGGGTGGGACTGCTCACCCGGCGCCGCTCGCTCCAGAGGCGGTCCCTGTCTCTGGAGGTCGTGCGGCCAAATCTTGGCCGGGTGGTTCTTTAGAGCCGATGGCGTGTCCCCCCATTGGGGGTGTGGGGCCCGGGTGTGAAGCGGGCCCGTTCTCGATCGGCTGGTCTCCACTCGCCTCGGCCGGTGTGGTCACGGTCGTAGTGATGCGGTGGATCGCTCTGTGGAGTTCTCAAACAACGACGGCTCTCCGACGAGCGCGGTAACCCGGAAGGGCTCCCATAAGAACGGGACACGCCGGACGCCTAGAGGTACTGCGTGCACATCGGAGTTGGGCCCTTGCGAGCCATCTGGTGCGCACCAGAAGCATGGCATCTGGTGCGCACCAGATGCAAGCCCTTGGTTCGTTCGGGCCTGCTGGCGTTCCTCCGGTGTGACTTCAGGAAACGGCCCAGACGGGGTGTCTCGGTAGCCAACAGGGGTTAACCTCAAGGGTGTTAACCCGCTCCCACCTGCGGCGATTCGGTTAAGCCCTGGCAGGTGGCACGGCCATCGGAGGCGATGCACGTGGGCAAGGGATTACGAGATGTTCGTACGGCGCGGGGATGGTCGCAGGAGCGACTGATCTTCGAGATAGAGCGCTACGCGCGGCAGCACATGCTGAACGTCGCGTCCAGCGCGAGCCTGAAAACCTACGTGTCCGAGTGGGAGAACGGCCGGCGGGCCATCACGGAGCGATACGCCGTGATCCTCCGGCCACTCCTCGGGGTTACAGACGCCGAGTTGGGCGGGGAGCGTGCACACGCGGTCCCCCAGCAAGCTGACGGCTACGAGGACCTGTTGAGTCGGATCGACTCGGCGCGGAGCGTCAGCGACTCCATGGTGAGCACCTTCATGGACCAGACCGAGCTACTACGGACCATGGACCGGCAGATGGGTGCATCCGGCCTGGTGGACCAGATGGGCGGACATCTGGCGAGGATGGAGGACGCGCTCACCTTCGCCGTCCTGCCAGGAACGCGTCGCCCCATCGCGACGGCATTGGCTGGGGCAGCGACATTGGCGGCTTGGCAGGCGCTGG
The DNA window shown above is from Streptomyces sp. NBC_01551 and carries:
- a CDS encoding RRQRL motif-containing zinc-binding protein: MATLPIYRWRLAPDGLATRRQLRSLGLRPGGQDVVAQLERPRRRRGPLVAYLYRIDLAVPVRPMTQGRWAALAKADAARRRCPVCRDHLPYVIPTSRGMCNACHDFPEPARPKYWKEEPQCPESTGTRSSPA
- a CDS encoding DUF2637 domain-containing protein gives rise to the protein MSDAHLRSSERALSFGTWLIVSGAMLYSILTVTPLMAAHTPDEWDWTAPILPLVVDAAVLIVVRLDSVLARLGGQGGPWPVALRWMTGAMTLLLNIGASALAGDAVGVAVHAVAPLLLIVTAEAGLAYRRALTVAVLAAEERKQALRDAAVRAAAEREENQLRAERERREHDANLAREQREHEAKLAREEAERQDRIRREEAERAEAARRAEQAARDERERREREREQAEVAREHATRQAAAQRAAEDRRRAEQARQAAAERAERERAELLSAGPAMKKLGEERARQVVQAAYAAGLPQRQAVELTGWSTGWIANRYQELRDLTAPTPRPALEGATP
- a CDS encoding DUF6303 family protein, translated to MTYAYMHLRRGRWSVFVALLGEPDWPSLSFTGTTAPTVEERSRALTSLGYAAPDGIGWSWTEDRERPADPTSAVVLIAKMPVRLIAGGAS
- a CDS encoding DUF6284 family protein, with protein sequence MKHIAALQDLVTPWSDDLEPTDAELDAIEAEMPLILAEVELLDALIVLLDRPASEFDGRRIRRAHRRVLAARRAAANKTGTIPPAVA